From a single Microbacterium murale genomic region:
- a CDS encoding succinate dehydrogenase iron-sulfur subunit: MSNAVAESPAAADPAIQSFLVTFTIRRFDPEKDAEPRWVDYDVELFSTDRVLDALHKIKWEVDGSLSFRRSCAHGICGSDAMRINGRNRLACKTLIKDLDISKPIYVEAIKGLPLEKDLIVDMEPFFASYREVQPFLVASSAPEKGKERVQSIADRAIFDDTTKCILCAACTSSCPVFWTDGQYFGPAAIVNAHRFIFDSRDDNADVRLDILNDKEGVWRCRTTFNCSEACPRGIEVTKAIAEVKQAVLRGRR, encoded by the coding sequence ATGTCGAACGCCGTCGCAGAATCTCCTGCCGCCGCTGACCCGGCCATCCAGTCTTTCCTGGTGACCTTCACCATCCGCCGGTTCGATCCGGAGAAGGATGCCGAGCCGCGCTGGGTCGACTACGACGTAGAGCTGTTCTCCACCGATCGCGTGCTCGACGCCCTGCACAAGATCAAGTGGGAGGTCGACGGCTCGCTGTCGTTCCGCCGCTCGTGCGCGCACGGCATCTGCGGTTCGGACGCGATGCGCATCAACGGCCGCAACCGCCTCGCCTGCAAGACGCTGATCAAGGACCTCGACATCTCGAAGCCGATCTACGTCGAAGCGATCAAGGGCCTCCCGCTGGAGAAGGACCTGATCGTCGACATGGAGCCGTTCTTCGCCTCCTACCGCGAGGTGCAGCCGTTCCTGGTCGCGAGCTCCGCTCCCGAGAAGGGCAAGGAGCGCGTGCAGTCGATCGCCGACCGCGCGATCTTCGACGACACCACCAAGTGCATCCTGTGCGCCGCGTGCACCTCGTCCTGCCCGGTCTTCTGGACCGACGGGCAGTACTTCGGGCCCGCTGCGATCGTCAATGCGCACCGCTTCATCTTCGACTCCCGAGATGACAACGCCGACGTGCGTCTGGACATCCTCAACGACAAGGAAGGCGTCTGGCGCTGCCGTACGACCTTCAACTGCTCTGAGGCATGCCCCCGTGGCATCGAGGTCACCAAGGCCATCGCCGAGGTCAAGCAGGCTGTTCTTCGCGGACGCCGCTGA
- a CDS encoding YihY/virulence factor BrkB family protein, producing the protein MSDSEMDAPASRIDTAVERATALTRRTLALFPVRVWRHFLQNNGFLLAAGVSYQALFAIFAAIYLAFAIAGLWLGGSDEAVDALIGVINSYVPNLISDQSDFLTPDQAKEIAGNMTGVLSVTGLIALGAVIWTAIGWVTFSRRAVRDIFGLPPDRRSYVLLKARDLLAAVIFGIALILGSALSSASAAALSWILSLFGWDYGSGVVNLLIRIGTVLVSFALLSAALAAMVRFLTGTSLRWRTIWPGALLGGGAMTVLQFGAGFLLSYTPTNPLLATFAIFVGLLLWFRINGVIMLVASAWIAVSAQDRDLPLLRQTEDERIAAEYQALLVAARIRLREARQAQDEAPWYRVWGARRAVHAAETALDDLVADPPDIATPALHRLLTEFTRSRNDVGGAG; encoded by the coding sequence GTGTCTGATTCTGAGATGGATGCGCCCGCGAGCCGTATCGATACGGCAGTCGAGCGCGCCACCGCGCTGACCAGACGCACTCTCGCGCTGTTCCCAGTGCGCGTCTGGCGCCATTTCCTCCAGAACAACGGCTTCCTTCTCGCCGCAGGCGTGAGCTATCAGGCCCTCTTCGCGATCTTCGCGGCGATCTACCTCGCATTCGCGATCGCCGGCCTTTGGCTGGGCGGCAGCGACGAGGCCGTAGACGCGCTGATCGGCGTGATCAACAGCTATGTCCCGAATCTCATCAGTGATCAGAGCGATTTCCTCACGCCGGATCAGGCGAAGGAGATCGCCGGGAACATGACCGGAGTCCTCAGCGTCACGGGTCTCATCGCCCTCGGAGCAGTGATCTGGACGGCCATCGGGTGGGTGACCTTCTCTCGACGAGCCGTCAGGGACATCTTCGGACTTCCTCCTGATCGCCGCAGTTACGTGCTGCTCAAGGCGCGAGATCTGCTCGCTGCCGTGATCTTCGGAATCGCATTGATCCTCGGCTCGGCACTCAGTTCTGCGAGTGCCGCCGCATTGAGTTGGATCCTCTCGCTGTTCGGTTGGGACTACGGATCCGGTGTCGTCAACCTGCTCATCCGCATCGGAACCGTCTTGGTCTCGTTCGCACTGCTGTCGGCAGCGCTGGCGGCGATGGTGCGCTTCCTCACCGGCACGTCTCTGCGATGGCGCACGATCTGGCCTGGCGCGCTGCTCGGCGGCGGGGCCATGACGGTGCTGCAGTTCGGTGCGGGCTTCCTCTTGAGTTACACCCCGACCAATCCGCTCCTCGCCACGTTCGCGATCTTCGTCGGCCTTCTGCTGTGGTTCCGCATCAACGGTGTGATCATGCTGGTGGCTTCTGCCTGGATCGCAGTCTCAGCCCAGGATCGTGACCTTCCATTGCTGCGTCAGACCGAGGACGAACGTATCGCCGCCGAATACCAGGCTCTGCTGGTGGCCGCGCGCATTCGCCTGCGTGAAGCCCGCCAGGCGCAGGACGAGGCGCCGTGGTATCGCGTCTGGGGAGCGAGACGAGCCGTGCACGCTGCGGAAACGGCACTGGATGATCTCGTGGCCGATCCGCCGGATATCGCGACGCCGGCCCTTCACCGACTGCTCACTGAGTTCACCCGATCACGCAACGATGTCGGAGGCGCTGGCTAG
- a CDS encoding exodeoxyribonuclease III yields the protein MPHLRVASVNVNGIRAAARNGMSGWLDAADVDILTLQEVRGQDEHLEAALPGWSIVHDEATAKGRAGVAIASRTPALASRTTFGADDFDSKGRWIEGDFPLGDRTITVVSAYVHSGEADTPKQDEKWKFLEAFGTRLEELGRDDAFALVTGDLNVGHRELDIKNWRGNRKKAGFLPRERAYFDRFLGDAGAEITGVDGTVGPGLGWVDVGRRFHGEVEGPYTWWSMRGQAFDNDTGWRIDYHLATPALADRVEAYSVARAASYAHRWSDHAPVIVDYSY from the coding sequence ATGCCTCATCTGCGCGTCGCTTCGGTCAATGTCAACGGAATCCGGGCGGCAGCCCGAAACGGGATGAGCGGCTGGCTCGATGCCGCCGACGTAGACATCCTGACGCTGCAAGAGGTGCGCGGCCAGGACGAGCACCTGGAAGCAGCGCTCCCCGGCTGGTCGATCGTCCATGATGAGGCGACCGCCAAGGGGCGTGCGGGAGTGGCGATCGCGAGCCGCACGCCTGCACTCGCGTCGCGAACCACGTTCGGCGCCGACGATTTCGATTCGAAAGGCCGCTGGATAGAAGGCGACTTTCCACTCGGCGATCGAACGATCACGGTCGTGAGCGCCTACGTGCACTCCGGCGAGGCCGACACCCCGAAGCAGGACGAGAAATGGAAGTTCCTCGAGGCCTTCGGCACCAGGCTCGAGGAGCTGGGACGAGATGACGCATTCGCGCTCGTCACCGGCGACCTCAACGTCGGCCATCGTGAGCTCGACATCAAGAACTGGCGAGGCAACCGCAAGAAAGCGGGCTTCCTCCCCCGCGAGCGCGCGTACTTCGATCGTTTCCTCGGCGACGCAGGAGCGGAGATCACCGGTGTCGACGGCACGGTCGGTCCCGGTCTCGGCTGGGTCGATGTCGGCCGCCGTTTTCACGGCGAGGTCGAGGGTCCGTACACGTGGTGGTCGATGCGCGGCCAGGCGTTCGACAACGACACCGGGTGGCGCATCGACTATCACCTCGCGACACCGGCCCTCGCCGATCGGGTCGAGGCGTACAGCGTGGCGCGCGCAGCATCGTATGCGCACCGCTGGAGCGACCATGCGCCAGTGATCGTGGACTACTCGTACTGA
- the trpS gene encoding tryptophan--tRNA ligase: MKKPRLYSGMQPSADSLQIGNYIGALLQWRDLQNSYDAYFSVVDLHALTQPNNPAELREKTRRTAAQYIAAGIEPSKSTLYVQSHVRAHAELAWILSTITGFGEAGRMTQFKDKSSRYGADATSVGLFTYPVLMAADILLYQTDVVPVGDDQKQHVELTRDLAERFNSRFGETFTVPMPVIQKDTARIYDLQMPTAKMSKSAESDAGVLWMLDDPAKSAKKIMRAVTDNEGSVRFDRETKPGVSNLLTIYAALSGRQVASIEDEYAGRGYGDFKKGLAEVVVSEFEPVRARALELLSDPAELDRILAANAARADAVADATLADVYEKVGLLRRV; the protein is encoded by the coding sequence GTGAAGAAACCTCGCCTCTACTCGGGAATGCAGCCCTCCGCCGACTCTCTCCAGATCGGAAACTACATCGGAGCTCTCCTGCAGTGGCGGGATCTGCAGAACTCCTACGACGCTTATTTCTCGGTCGTCGACCTGCACGCGCTGACTCAGCCGAACAACCCCGCCGAGCTGCGCGAGAAGACCCGCCGCACGGCGGCGCAGTACATCGCCGCCGGAATCGAGCCGTCGAAGTCGACTCTGTACGTGCAGTCGCACGTGCGTGCGCACGCGGAGCTCGCATGGATCCTCAGCACGATCACGGGATTCGGCGAAGCCGGGCGCATGACGCAGTTCAAGGACAAGTCATCCCGCTACGGCGCCGATGCCACCTCAGTGGGCCTGTTCACATATCCGGTGCTGATGGCCGCCGACATCCTGCTCTACCAGACCGACGTCGTTCCGGTCGGTGACGATCAGAAGCAGCACGTCGAGCTGACCCGTGATCTGGCCGAGCGGTTCAACTCGCGCTTCGGTGAGACATTCACCGTTCCCATGCCGGTGATCCAGAAGGACACGGCACGCATCTACGACCTGCAGATGCCGACGGCGAAGATGTCGAAGTCGGCCGAGAGCGACGCCGGTGTGCTCTGGATGCTGGACGATCCGGCTAAGTCGGCGAAGAAGATCATGCGTGCGGTGACCGACAACGAAGGCAGCGTCCGCTTCGATCGAGAGACCAAGCCCGGAGTCTCGAACCTGCTGACGATCTACGCGGCACTGTCCGGCCGTCAGGTCGCCTCGATCGAGGACGAGTATGCCGGCCGCGGTTACGGCGACTTCAAGAAGGGTCTCGCCGAGGTCGTCGTGTCGGAGTTCGAGCCGGTGCGCGCACGCGCGCTCGAACTGCTGTCCGACCCCGCCGAACTCGACCGCATCCTCGCCGCGAACGCGGCACGTGCAGACGCCGTGGCCGATGCGACGCTCGCCGACGTCTACGAGAAGGTCGGGCTGCTGCGTCGAGTCTGA
- the pth gene encoding aminoacyl-tRNA hydrolase has product MADTWLIVGLGNPGPRYETTRHNVGQLVVDELAARRGESFREHKGGARVVETWLRPGAEKLVLAKPNTFMNVSGTPVAALARFYSVPPERTVVIHDELDIPFDTLKLKIGGGHGGHNGVRDVARAISTADFPRVRVGIGRPPGRQDPADWVLSPFGKTERETLPMLVSDSADAVELLVAEGLLAAQQKHHAPR; this is encoded by the coding sequence ATGGCCGACACCTGGCTGATCGTGGGACTGGGTAATCCTGGCCCCCGGTACGAAACGACCCGGCACAACGTCGGCCAGCTGGTCGTGGACGAACTGGCCGCACGCCGGGGCGAGAGCTTCCGCGAGCACAAGGGCGGAGCGCGAGTCGTGGAGACGTGGTTGCGTCCTGGGGCGGAGAAGCTCGTGCTCGCGAAGCCCAACACGTTCATGAATGTCTCCGGTACCCCAGTGGCAGCGCTGGCGCGGTTCTACTCCGTACCGCCGGAGCGCACCGTCGTGATCCACGATGAGCTCGATATCCCGTTCGACACGCTCAAGCTCAAGATCGGCGGCGGACACGGCGGCCACAACGGCGTTCGCGACGTTGCGCGTGCGATCAGCACCGCCGACTTTCCCCGAGTGCGCGTCGGCATCGGCAGGCCACCCGGACGCCAGGACCCCGCGGACTGGGTGCTGTCGCCGTTCGGCAAGACGGAGCGAGAGACGCTGCCGATGCTCGTCTCAGATTCAGCGGATGCCGTCGAGCTGCTCGTCGCCGAGGGACTGCTCGCTGCTCAGCAGAAGCATCACGCTCCGCGCTGA
- a CDS encoding 50S ribosomal protein L25/general stress protein Ctc: protein MSEDTKVHAEVREQFGKGFARRLRAAGKIPAVIYGHGTEPVHVALPGHQVSLIIRRANALLELDIEGTASLALVKDVQRDPVRQIIEHIDLLVVKKGEKIQVDVPILITGEPFAGTVANLDATSLAVEVEATHIPQNFEVSVEGLEEGQHITAADVKLPKGASLLADPETLIVAIYVPTAEAAEETTDEVSAEGEAAAAQAEEGASE, encoded by the coding sequence ATGTCTGAGGACACCAAGGTCCACGCCGAGGTCCGCGAGCAGTTCGGCAAGGGCTTCGCCCGTCGCCTGCGTGCGGCCGGCAAGATCCCCGCCGTCATCTACGGCCACGGCACCGAGCCGGTGCACGTCGCACTGCCGGGCCACCAGGTCTCGCTCATCATCCGCCGCGCGAACGCGCTGCTCGAGCTCGACATCGAAGGAACGGCCTCGCTCGCCCTCGTGAAGGATGTTCAGCGCGATCCCGTGCGTCAGATCATCGAGCACATCGACCTTCTCGTCGTGAAGAAGGGCGAGAAGATCCAGGTCGACGTGCCGATCCTCATCACGGGTGAGCCGTTCGCCGGCACCGTCGCCAACCTCGACGCGACCTCTCTCGCCGTCGAGGTCGAGGCGACGCACATCCCGCAGAACTTCGAGGTCTCCGTTGAAGGCCTGGAAGAGGGCCAGCACATCACGGCCGCGGACGTGAAGCTCCCCAAGGGTGCATCGCTGCTCGCCGACCCCGAGACCCTCATCGTCGCGATCTACGTTCCGACCGCTGAGGCCGCCGAAGAGACGACCGACGAGGTCTCCGCCGAGGGCGAGGCCGCAGCGGCTCAGGCCGAAGAGGGCGCCTCGGAGTAA
- the gndA gene encoding NADP-dependent phosphogluconate dehydrogenase, which produces MPEASANIGVVGLAVMGSNLARNLASREGNTVAIFNRSYEKTQTVLDAHPEAGFIPASTYEEFAASLQKPRTAIIMVKAGAGTDAVIQALTEVFEPGDIIVDGGNAYFPDTIRREKAVRETGINFVGAGISGGEEGALLGPSIMPGGSDESWVTLGPILKSIAAVAEGEPCVTHIGHDGAGHFVKMVHNGIEYADMQLIAEAYDLIRRGTGRSPAEIAEIFADWNKGELESYLIEITAEVLRQVDATTGKPLVDVIVDQAGAKGTGAWTVQTALALGVPVSGIAEATFARSLSSHPEQRAVAVSLPGPDDEFVVTDHDAFIEDVRLALYASKIVAYSQGFDEIRAGAAEYDWNIDLGAVSKIWRGGCIIRAQFLNRIADAYADNTDLPVLLTAPYFAEAITRAQSAWRRVVVAAAQAGIPAPAFSSSLSYYDGIRADRLPAALVQGQRDFFGAHTYKRIDREGTFHTLWSGDRTEIEAEDTH; this is translated from the coding sequence GTGCCCGAAGCATCAGCGAACATCGGAGTCGTCGGACTCGCAGTCATGGGTTCGAATCTCGCCCGCAACCTCGCCAGCCGCGAGGGCAACACCGTGGCGATCTTCAACCGAAGCTACGAGAAGACGCAGACCGTGCTCGATGCACACCCGGAGGCTGGTTTCATTCCGGCTTCCACGTACGAAGAGTTCGCGGCGTCGCTGCAGAAGCCCCGCACCGCGATCATCATGGTCAAGGCGGGCGCGGGCACAGATGCCGTGATCCAGGCGCTGACCGAGGTGTTCGAGCCGGGCGACATCATCGTCGACGGCGGCAACGCATACTTCCCCGACACGATCCGCCGTGAGAAGGCCGTGCGCGAGACCGGCATCAACTTCGTCGGCGCGGGAATCTCCGGCGGCGAGGAGGGGGCGCTTCTCGGCCCGTCGATCATGCCCGGCGGCTCGGACGAGTCGTGGGTCACCCTCGGCCCGATCCTGAAGTCGATCGCTGCAGTCGCAGAGGGCGAGCCGTGCGTCACGCACATCGGCCATGACGGCGCCGGCCACTTCGTGAAGATGGTGCACAACGGCATCGAGTACGCCGACATGCAGCTCATCGCCGAGGCTTACGACCTCATCCGCCGCGGCACGGGCCGCTCGCCCGCCGAGATCGCGGAGATCTTCGCAGACTGGAACAAGGGCGAACTCGAGTCCTACCTGATCGAGATCACAGCCGAGGTGCTCCGCCAGGTCGACGCGACCACCGGTAAGCCGCTCGTGGACGTCATCGTCGACCAGGCGGGCGCGAAGGGCACTGGCGCATGGACCGTGCAGACCGCCCTCGCCCTCGGCGTGCCCGTGTCGGGCATCGCCGAAGCGACCTTCGCCCGGTCCCTGTCCTCCCACCCCGAGCAGCGCGCCGTCGCTGTGAGCCTTCCCGGCCCGGACGACGAGTTCGTGGTCACCGACCACGACGCGTTCATCGAAGACGTCCGTCTCGCGCTCTACGCCTCGAAGATCGTCGCCTACTCCCAGGGCTTCGATGAGATCCGTGCGGGCGCCGCGGAATACGACTGGAACATCGACCTCGGCGCCGTCTCGAAGATCTGGCGGGGTGGGTGCATCATCCGCGCCCAGTTCCTCAACCGCATCGCCGACGCTTACGCCGACAACACCGATCTGCCCGTCCTGCTGACCGCGCCCTACTTCGCCGAGGCGATCACACGTGCGCAGTCCGCCTGGCGCCGTGTCGTCGTAGCGGCCGCCCAGGCCGGCATCCCGGCCCCGGCGTTCTCGTCGTCGCTGTCGTACTACGACGGCATCCGCGCCGACCGGCTCCCCGCCGCGCTCGTGCAGGGACAGCGCGACTTCTTCGGCGCGCACACCTACAAACGGATCGACAGGGAAGGCACCTTCCACACACTGTGGTCGGGCGACCGCACCGAGATCGAAGCCGAAGACACGCACTGA
- a CDS encoding FAD-binding oxidoreductase, translated as MTETQFTVRPATPEDVVALVRRAHQDSQSITVVSGGHGPWSHDASDGMRIELTDLADIRIDGTTVHIGGGATWGAVAAALSEAGLAISSGDTSTVGVGGLTLGGGIGWMVRAWGLAVDQLIGAQVVTASGEIVEASAHENTDLFWGLRGGGGNFGVVTRFDFEAHRIAGIAHGEYVIGGDAGAALRAARDVMRTAPRDLTVTYMDVPAMDPSAPAGARLAAVWAGDDVEALQSSLAPVSALEGVEATVTTPAYREILLEMPSPEAGEDAPAPPGFIGGNGLYAELDDELIDRLVAFRAAYPASVVFLRSLGGAFGDVPQEETPFPARSATWFVMAGGFDIPGMIDDDTRAAIIADWREIESGRLAEYGNFADTERPQAVPGMFTSDAYDRLRTVKEKWDPQNLFRRNHNIIR; from the coding sequence ATGACAGAAACCCAATTCACAGTACGTCCGGCGACCCCGGAGGACGTCGTCGCGCTGGTGCGCCGCGCGCACCAGGATTCCCAGTCGATCACGGTCGTCTCAGGTGGCCACGGGCCGTGGTCGCATGACGCCTCAGACGGCATGCGCATCGAACTCACTGACCTCGCCGACATTCGAATCGACGGCACCACCGTGCACATCGGGGGCGGGGCGACGTGGGGCGCGGTCGCTGCAGCGCTTTCGGAAGCCGGACTGGCGATCAGCTCTGGTGATACCTCCACCGTCGGCGTCGGCGGACTGACGCTCGGCGGCGGGATCGGATGGATGGTGCGGGCCTGGGGGCTCGCCGTGGACCAGCTCATCGGCGCACAGGTCGTCACAGCGTCGGGGGAGATCGTCGAGGCCTCCGCGCACGAGAACACCGATCTGTTCTGGGGGCTGCGCGGCGGCGGAGGAAACTTCGGTGTCGTCACCCGCTTCGACTTCGAGGCGCATCGGATAGCCGGTATCGCTCATGGCGAGTATGTGATCGGCGGTGACGCCGGTGCGGCTTTGCGCGCCGCACGTGATGTGATGCGCACAGCCCCGCGCGATCTGACCGTGACGTACATGGATGTTCCTGCGATGGATCCGAGCGCGCCTGCGGGCGCGCGCCTGGCCGCGGTCTGGGCGGGGGACGACGTCGAAGCGCTGCAATCGTCGCTCGCGCCGGTGTCCGCGCTGGAGGGCGTCGAGGCGACGGTGACGACGCCGGCATACCGCGAGATCCTGCTCGAGATGCCCTCGCCGGAAGCAGGAGAGGACGCTCCCGCTCCTCCCGGATTCATCGGGGGCAATGGGCTTTACGCCGAACTGGATGACGAGCTCATCGACCGGCTCGTGGCATTTCGCGCGGCGTACCCGGCGTCGGTGGTGTTCCTGCGCTCACTGGGCGGGGCATTCGGGGACGTTCCTCAAGAGGAGACGCCGTTCCCCGCGCGATCGGCGACATGGTTCGTGATGGCGGGTGGATTCGACATCCCGGGCATGATCGACGATGACACGCGCGCCGCGATCATCGCCGACTGGCGGGAGATCGAATCGGGTCGCCTCGCCGAGTACGGCAACTTCGCCGACACGGAGCGGCCTCAGGCGGTGCCAGGGATGTTCACGTCCGACGCCTACGACAGGTTGCGCACGGTGAAGGAGAAGTGGGACCCGCAGAACCTCTTCCGACGCAATCACAACATCATCCGGTGA
- a CDS encoding alcohol dehydrogenase catalytic domain-containing protein: MTGDGLTNTMQAVIKRGPGLAGIEIGEVDVPSAGPGQVIVDVLATGICGTDVHIAHDEYAHERPVVMGHEVFGVVSAVGSESDVGWLGAKVAVETYFSACEMCDMCRAGRRNLCGDRRSIGSFRNGGFAERLLIPVINLHRLPDTPGALDGVLSEPLACVAQCLLDPPIVQPGDRVLVTGPGAMGQLAAQVARASGGVVTLAGLPADAERLAVAADFGIGTTTEAPADDSFDVVIECSGSAPGAAGAMRAARRGARYVQVGIFGREVTLPFDIVLYKELTITSGFASTPTSWRTAMRLIEAGDVVLTPLVTKRVSLDAFFDALDAAAHGEGLKTVVVPKGESVR; encoded by the coding sequence ATGACTGGTGATGGCCTGACGAACACCATGCAGGCAGTGATCAAGCGCGGACCAGGCCTCGCGGGGATCGAGATCGGAGAGGTGGACGTTCCGTCTGCCGGGCCAGGACAAGTCATCGTCGACGTGCTGGCGACCGGTATATGCGGAACCGACGTGCATATCGCCCACGATGAGTATGCGCACGAGCGGCCCGTCGTCATGGGACATGAAGTCTTCGGCGTCGTCTCGGCCGTCGGCTCGGAGTCGGACGTCGGCTGGCTCGGAGCGAAGGTGGCGGTCGAGACGTATTTCTCGGCGTGCGAGATGTGCGACATGTGCAGAGCAGGTCGACGCAACCTGTGCGGAGATCGCCGTTCGATCGGATCTTTCCGCAACGGCGGGTTCGCAGAGAGACTGTTGATCCCAGTGATCAATCTGCACCGTCTGCCCGATACGCCGGGCGCGCTCGACGGCGTGCTCAGCGAGCCCCTCGCCTGCGTAGCGCAGTGTCTGCTCGACCCGCCCATCGTGCAGCCGGGAGACCGGGTGCTCGTCACCGGCCCCGGAGCCATGGGCCAGCTTGCGGCGCAGGTCGCGAGAGCATCCGGCGGTGTCGTCACCCTCGCGGGATTGCCCGCCGATGCGGAGCGCCTCGCCGTCGCCGCTGATTTCGGCATCGGGACCACGACCGAGGCGCCGGCGGATGATTCATTCGACGTCGTCATCGAATGCTCCGGGTCCGCTCCCGGCGCGGCAGGCGCAATGCGCGCCGCGCGCAGGGGAGCCCGCTACGTGCAGGTCGGCATCTTCGGACGCGAGGTGACCCTGCCGTTCGACATCGTGCTGTACAAGGAACTCACCATCACCAGTGGCTTTGCGTCGACGCCGACATCGTGGCGAACGGCGATGCGATTGATCGAGGCGGGGGATGTCGTGCTGACGCCACTGGTCACGAAGCGCGTGTCGTTGGACGCGTTCTTCGATGCTCTGGATGCTGCGGCCCACGGCGAGGGATTGAAGACCGTCGTCGTGCCGAAGGGCGAGTCGGTTCGCTGA
- the manD gene encoding D-mannonate dehydratase ManD, whose amino-acid sequence MIIDKAEVIVTSPGRNFVTLRLTTDEGHVGIGDATLNGRELAVVSYLKDHVVPLLIGRDAHRIEDTWQFLYRSAYWRRGPVTMAAIASVDMALWDIKGKAAGMPVYQLLGGASRTGLMAYGHASGKSLPELFDSIRAHQEQGYRSIRVQTGVPGLKAIYGIASQAADTADGSIRYDHEPARRGAFPTEEDWDTRSYMRHLPGVFEAVRNEFGPELPLLHDGHHRMTPIQAARLGKDLEPYDLFWLEDCTPAENQEALRLVRQHTTTPLAIGEVFNTVWDFKDLIRDQLIDYVRGAVTHMGGITALKKTLDYAAQYQIKSGMHGPTDISPVGMAAAMHLGLSIHNFGIQEYMQHSAQTNQVFQQSFTWKDGMLHPGDQPGLGVTLDVDEAGKYPYEQAYLPYNRLADGTVHDW is encoded by the coding sequence ATGATCATCGACAAGGCAGAGGTCATCGTCACGAGCCCCGGTCGCAACTTCGTCACGTTGCGTCTGACAACCGACGAGGGCCACGTCGGCATCGGTGATGCGACTCTGAACGGCCGTGAGCTCGCGGTCGTGAGCTATCTCAAGGATCATGTGGTGCCGTTGCTGATCGGTCGCGACGCGCACCGCATCGAGGACACCTGGCAGTTCCTGTATCGCTCTGCGTACTGGCGACGGGGTCCGGTGACGATGGCGGCGATCGCGTCGGTTGACATGGCCTTGTGGGACATCAAGGGCAAGGCGGCGGGGATGCCGGTGTATCAGTTGCTCGGCGGTGCCAGCCGCACGGGGCTGATGGCCTACGGGCATGCGTCGGGCAAGAGTCTGCCCGAGCTGTTCGACTCGATCCGCGCGCATCAGGAGCAGGGGTATCGGTCGATCCGGGTACAGACGGGTGTGCCTGGCCTGAAGGCGATCTATGGCATCGCGTCGCAGGCCGCGGACACGGCAGATGGCAGCATCCGTTACGACCATGAGCCGGCGCGGCGTGGGGCGTTCCCGACGGAGGAGGACTGGGACACCCGCTCGTACATGCGGCACCTGCCGGGTGTGTTCGAGGCGGTGCGTAATGAGTTCGGGCCGGAGTTGCCGTTGTTGCATGACGGGCATCATCGGATGACGCCGATCCAGGCGGCGCGCCTGGGCAAGGATCTCGAGCCGTATGACCTGTTCTGGCTCGAGGACTGCACGCCGGCGGAGAATCAGGAGGCGTTGCGGCTGGTGCGTCAGCACACGACGACGCCGTTGGCGATCGGTGAGGTCTTCAATACGGTGTGGGACTTCAAGGATCTGATCCGCGATCAGCTCATCGACTACGTGCGTGGCGCGGTGACGCATATGGGCGGGATCACGGCGCTCAAGAAGACTCTCGACTACGCCGCGCAGTACCAGATCAAGTCGGGCATGCACGGCCCGACCGACATCTCCCCGGTCGGGATGGCAGCCGCGATGCATCTGGGCCTCAGCATCCACAACTTCGGCATCCAGGAGTACATGCAGCACTCCGCGCAGACGAACCAGGTGTTCCAGCAGTCCTTCACGTGGAAGGACGGCATGCTGCACCCGGGAGATCAGCCGGGTCTCGGCGTCACACTCGACGTCGACGAGGCCGGCAAGTACCCGTACGAACAGGCGTACCTGCCCTACAACCGCCTCGCCGACGGAACCGTCCATGACTGGTGA